Proteins from a genomic interval of Cherax quadricarinatus isolate ZL_2023a unplaced genomic scaffold, ASM3850222v1 Contig840, whole genome shotgun sequence:
- the LOC138851519 gene encoding lactosylceramide 4-alpha-galactosyltransferase-like: MRACVRPRVWRVSAVILLVLFLSSSMHHTPTRGSGGSRRRLRRPSSLTLLAPKTYINSRGGENYYIKRGGMWDGTTMVCPHPESPQDDDSFLTLPDFFRCVLVSLESEWEDARNIVLAETSCNSRPAYRAWCAVESMAQQNPEARVWYVMTAPAVEMKDGLPPRLLQQYTNLQVVTTDLGKVFSNTPLMPLYTNRTWNINTTWPAVNLSDMVRLALVWRVGGFYSDTDVVCISSLAALRNVVFPDSYVIHMWNKMSHLQPIFKDSGSIYDVAAKTFCPVTRAVATAHSSLY; this comes from the exons ATGAGGGCGTGTGTACGACCACGGGTGTGGCGTGTGAGTGCTGTCAtcctgctggtgctgttcctCAGTAGCTCAATGCATCATA CACCTACCAGAGGCTCTGGCGGCAGCAGAAGGAGGCTACGAAGACCAAGCTCGCTCACCCTCCTCGCACCCAAAACCTACATCAACAGTAGGGGAGGCGAAAACTACTATATCAAGAGGGGCGGCATGTGGGACGGGACGACCATGGTGTGTCCTCATCCAGAGTCGCCTCAGGACGACGATTCTTTCCTCACACTACCTGACTTCTTCAG GTGTGTTCTTGTCAGCCTGGAGAGTGAGTGGGAGGACGCGAGGAACATTGTGCTGGCAGAGACGTCTTGTAACTCCCGACCAGCCTACCGAGCCTGGTGTGCTGTTGAGAG CATGGCTCAGCAGAATCCAGAAGCGAGGGTGTGGTACGTGATGACTGCACCAGCGGTGGAAATGAAGGATGGCCTGCCTCCTCGTCTGCTACAACAGTACACCAACCTGcaggtggtcaccactgacctggggAAGGTCTTCTCCAACACCCCTCTCATGCCTCTTTACACTAACAGAACCTGGAACATCAACACTA CATGGCCTGCGGTCAACCTAAGCGACATGGTGAGGCTGGCGTTGGTGTGGAGAGTTGGGGGCTTCTACAGCGACACCGACGTTGTGTGCATTTCCTCCCTCGCCGCCCTCAGGAACGTG GTTTTCCCAGATTCTTACGTAATTCACATGTGGAATAAGATGAGTCACCTCCAGCCAATCTTCAAGGATTCAGGGAGCATCTACGATGTCGCAGCCAAAACCTTCTGTCCAGTCACCAGAGCCGTCGCTACTGCACACTCCAGTCTGTACTGA